Proteins encoded by one window of Methermicoccus shengliensis DSM 18856:
- a CDS encoding oligosaccharyl transferase, archaeosortase A system-associated, which translates to MGMIDVLRGRAKRGCPVLVVLSLIALLSAYIRIVLPWSRIFTPDGVVLQGNDAYYHTRLIENTIANFPVRMWFDPMTYFPHGSPLYWGPIHDQTVALLALIVGLGHPSTHTIYAVNALFPAVLGVALVIPTYLIVRALHGKKAGLIAALLVAIIPGQLLNRTMLGFSDHHADEILLSSLVVLFTMLALERSRGLCLSDIAALRSPKSRRAAWMRMRVSVLYLMLASLAYTFYQLSWTGALMLVFVMLLFFGAYAVIEHMRGGSIEHLALISVGLFTFPLLAILPIVNYSTTDYLYYSVVHVLALSLATLSGPVLALLSVQLRRRSIPAYGYPLVLAGIVLALVLVLSSTSREMGATLSNIFTLLTKPTIGELTIAEATPIFFPAATGGAFTLAMVNGNFGIAFYISLLGMALLAYRYARSRCPSELLVLVWSLVMFWAMYQQNRFAYYYAVNVAVLTGYLVASVLDAAGMRELSESYAAFERGALSLGEVVRGIGGWHVFLVLIVLLLLVWPWGTLAQAQLTAEGAGGPPAGWLEALHWLNESTPEPGVDYYAIYNESFEYPPGAYGVLSWWDYGHWILAIGHRMANANPFQQGIGGGPHRLPGASTFFTALNESEANEIADILGTRYVITDIEMATGKFYAMTAWALDTEGWTESHPYGVMGKTLLLPVSSEKFTSSMISRLHFDDARTLSHYRLVHESPGYFVPYMVLFLEQGRLTWGMRYFSSYEEAEQFYRQITPFYVDPQAKVVAFDAKPPASYVKVFEYVKGAHIEGSAPDGTQVSISTTISTPARTFTYTQSTTAVDGRFNLTVPYSTLGSHEGSTLYDVGAVQPYALSIGNTTITLDVSEDDVINGETIYVG; encoded by the coding sequence ATGGGGATGATAGATGTGCTGCGGGGCAGGGCGAAAAGAGGATGTCCTGTGCTCGTCGTGCTCTCGCTGATCGCCCTGCTCTCGGCATACATCCGCATCGTGCTGCCATGGAGCAGGATATTCACGCCCGACGGGGTGGTGCTGCAGGGCAACGACGCCTACTACCACACCCGCCTCATCGAGAACACCATCGCTAACTTTCCAGTGCGGATGTGGTTCGACCCCATGACCTACTTTCCGCACGGCTCGCCCCTGTACTGGGGTCCGATACATGACCAGACCGTTGCCCTGCTCGCCCTGATTGTGGGATTGGGACACCCCTCCACACACACCATATACGCCGTGAACGCCCTGTTCCCAGCGGTGCTGGGCGTTGCGCTCGTGATACCCACCTACCTGATTGTAAGGGCGCTGCACGGCAAAAAGGCTGGGCTCATTGCTGCGCTGCTCGTTGCCATCATTCCTGGACAGCTCCTCAACCGCACGATGCTGGGCTTCTCTGACCACCACGCCGATGAGATACTGCTGAGCTCGCTGGTGGTGCTGTTCACCATGCTCGCCCTCGAGCGTTCGAGGGGGCTGTGCCTCTCGGACATTGCTGCGCTGCGCTCTCCAAAGAGCCGCCGTGCTGCATGGATGCGCATGAGAGTGTCCGTGCTCTACCTGATGCTCGCATCGCTGGCGTACACGTTCTACCAGCTCTCATGGACAGGGGCGCTCATGCTGGTGTTCGTGATGCTGCTGTTCTTTGGAGCGTATGCGGTGATAGAGCACATGCGTGGAGGAAGCATCGAGCACCTCGCCCTGATATCGGTGGGGCTGTTCACATTCCCGCTTCTTGCCATCCTGCCCATAGTGAACTACTCCACCACAGACTACCTATACTACTCAGTAGTGCACGTGCTCGCCCTCTCGCTCGCCACCCTCTCTGGACCAGTGCTCGCCCTGCTCTCGGTGCAGCTTAGGCGCCGCTCAATTCCCGCATACGGCTACCCGCTCGTCCTTGCTGGCATCGTGCTGGCGCTCGTCCTCGTGCTCTCGAGCACATCGAGAGAGATGGGGGCAACGCTGTCCAACATCTTCACGCTGCTCACCAAGCCCACCATCGGGGAGCTCACCATTGCCGAGGCAACTCCGATATTCTTCCCCGCCGCCACTGGCGGAGCGTTCACACTCGCGATGGTGAACGGCAACTTCGGGATAGCGTTCTACATCTCGCTTCTCGGGATGGCGCTTCTCGCCTACCGCTATGCCCGCTCCAGATGCCCATCCGAGCTACTCGTGCTGGTGTGGAGCCTCGTTATGTTCTGGGCAATGTACCAGCAGAACAGGTTCGCATACTACTATGCGGTCAACGTGGCAGTGCTCACTGGCTACCTCGTTGCGAGCGTGCTGGACGCAGCTGGCATGCGCGAGCTCTCGGAGAGCTACGCAGCGTTCGAGAGAGGTGCTCTGTCTCTTGGGGAGGTGGTGCGCGGCATCGGGGGATGGCACGTGTTCCTCGTGCTGATCGTGCTCTTGCTCCTGGTGTGGCCATGGGGCACGCTGGCGCAGGCACAGCTCACCGCAGAGGGGGCTGGAGGGCCTCCCGCGGGATGGCTGGAGGCGCTCCACTGGCTCAACGAAAGCACCCCAGAGCCGGGGGTGGATTACTATGCGATTTACAACGAGAGCTTTGAGTACCCGCCAGGGGCGTACGGCGTGCTCTCGTGGTGGGACTATGGGCACTGGATACTGGCGATAGGGCACAGGATGGCAAATGCCAACCCCTTCCAGCAGGGCATAGGCGGTGGTCCCCATCGGCTACCAGGCGCGTCCACGTTCTTCACCGCCCTCAACGAGTCCGAGGCAAACGAGATAGCGGACATCCTTGGCACCCGCTACGTCATCACAGACATCGAGATGGCGACTGGCAAGTTCTATGCGATGACCGCATGGGCACTGGACACCGAGGGCTGGACAGAGTCCCATCCCTACGGGGTGATGGGAAAAACACTCCTGCTGCCCGTGTCCTCAGAGAAGTTCACGTCCTCGATGATCTCAAGGCTGCACTTTGACGATGCGAGAACGCTCTCCCACTATCGGCTGGTGCACGAGTCCCCGGGATACTTCGTACCCTACATGGTGCTCTTCCTCGAGCAGGGCAGGCTCACATGGGGCATGCGCTACTTCTCCTCCTATGAGGAGGCAGAGCAGTTCTATCGCCAGATTACTCCATTCTACGTTGACCCGCAGGCAAAGGTGGTGGCGTTCGATGCCAAGCCCCCAGCGAGTTATGTGAAGGTATTCGAGTACGTGAAGGGTGCCCACATCGAGGGCTCTGCCCCAGATGGCACCCAGGTGTCCATCAGCACCACCATATCCACCCCTGCCCGCACGTTCACGTACACCCAGAGCACCACCGCCGTGGACGGACGCTTCAACCTGACGGTGCCCTACTCCACGCTGGGAAGCCACGAGGGCAGTACGCTGTACGACGTGGGAGCTGTGCAACCCTACGCGCTCTCCATCGGCAACACCACGATAACGCTGGACGTGAGCGAGGACGACGTTATCAACGGCGAGACGATATACGTAGGGTGA
- a CDS encoding anaerobic ribonucleoside-triphosphate reductase activating protein: protein MLFNYGGKVDVSTIDWYGRSATVVFFRGCQMRCIYCHNRHLLEGRVLEDTEAIRTHLEDASMLVGAVVFCGGEPTLQREALVELSRIAREIGLDVGLNTNGLRPQVVRELKEARLLDFVSVDVKAPLERPELYGRICLPDAPERWREVGAQWCERVKECLELLDGTIEAEVRTTLFESLLSPEYVGEIARWLSEHGVRATYVLQQGMPVAGFAEPSPTREHMEACARSALLYLDEVVVRDTEGERVMRR from the coding sequence GTGCTGTTCAACTATGGTGGAAAGGTGGATGTGTCCACCATAGACTGGTATGGCAGGTCTGCCACCGTGGTGTTCTTCAGGGGATGCCAGATGCGGTGCATATACTGCCACAACCGCCACCTTCTGGAGGGGCGGGTGCTCGAGGACACCGAAGCCATCCGCACCCACCTCGAGGATGCGAGCATGCTGGTGGGCGCCGTGGTGTTCTGTGGTGGCGAGCCCACCCTCCAACGCGAGGCGCTCGTGGAGCTCTCCCGCATCGCACGGGAGATTGGGCTCGATGTGGGGCTCAACACCAATGGTCTGCGCCCGCAAGTTGTACGGGAGCTGAAGGAGGCACGTCTTCTCGACTTCGTGTCCGTGGACGTGAAGGCTCCGCTCGAGCGCCCAGAGCTCTACGGCAGGATATGCCTTCCCGATGCCCCAGAGAGGTGGCGGGAGGTTGGAGCGCAGTGGTGCGAGAGGGTAAAGGAGTGCCTCGAGCTTCTGGATGGCACCATCGAGGCTGAGGTTCGCACCACTCTGTTCGAGAGCCTGCTCTCGCCAGAGTACGTGGGCGAGATTGCGCGGTGGCTCTCCGAGCACGGTGTGCGCGCCACGTACGTGCTCCAGCAGGGAATGCCAGTGGCCGGGTTTGCCGAGCCCTCCCCCACACGGGAGCACATGGAGGCGTGTGCGCGCTCTGCCCTCTTGTACCTCGACGAGGTCGTGGTGCGGGACACCGAGGGCGAGCGGGTGATGCGCAGATGA
- a CDS encoding AAA family ATPase → MSTVVAFVGYPASGKSEAARMAADMGIPVVCMGDVVREEAARMGLSPTDEALGAVACMLREREGMDSIARRTLPTLRRLLTEHDVVVLDGIRGIAEVHFFRQHLGAAFRLVHILSPFSLRLERIRSRQRSDAILTPEELRRRDEREEGWGLREAMAMADVVIANEGTLEELRERIEKVLRS, encoded by the coding sequence ATGAGCACCGTGGTGGCGTTCGTGGGCTATCCTGCAAGCGGCAAGTCCGAGGCTGCCCGCATGGCTGCGGACATGGGCATACCCGTGGTGTGCATGGGCGACGTGGTGAGAGAGGAGGCAGCCCGCATGGGTCTTTCGCCCACCGATGAGGCGCTGGGGGCTGTGGCGTGCATGCTGCGGGAGAGGGAGGGCATGGACTCAATCGCAAGGCGCACGCTACCCACCCTCAGGAGGCTGCTCACAGAGCACGATGTGGTGGTGCTCGATGGCATACGGGGTATCGCCGAGGTGCACTTCTTCAGGCAGCACCTCGGAGCAGCCTTCAGGCTGGTGCACATTCTCTCTCCATTCTCGCTCCGCCTCGAGCGCATACGCTCCCGCCAGCGCAGCGATGCCATACTCACGCCAGAAGAGCTGAGGAGGCGAGATGAGCGCGAGGAGGGCTGGGGGCTGAGGGAGGCGATGGCAATGGCGGACGTGGTGATAGCTAACGAGGGCACGCTGGAGGAGCTTCGGGAGAGGATAGAGAAGGTGCTACGCTCTTAG
- the rqcH gene encoding ribosome rescue protein RqcH, translating to MKHEMTGVDVHCIVDELTSLVGAKVGKVYQHDEDLVRLTLAKGGRHNLLIQAGRRLHLTQHPPITPVAPQFAMLARKLIQGGRITSISQQGFDRLVMIGIERAGEQHTLVAELFARGNVLLLDEEGRIEASLRQFSYRERSLRTGRQYVLPPPQPDPRELDAAALQEVLRSSEADVVRTLATRAGLGGLYAEEVCALSGIDKHMSSSEAFESKEVLGALESAIAALLDRLEKKRRPHIVLERGERMDCVPVELVRYEKHERQYFDSFSHALDEFFLEQPPEPVEQRGLLERRLESQRRTLARYEEERQQALRKAEALYAHYMEVQRALEQLRASKSAEDIVVDVAPERGMAALLLDGMRVEVLLEQGIEQSAQRYYEQAKKLSRKIEGAKRAIAETERLMAESPRPKRKKGGFLAENIPKKQAWYERFRWFYSSDGFLVIGGRDADTNELIYEKYMEKRDLVLHAQAHGAPLTLIKTGGKDVPESTIHEAAVFAVSYSNVWKAGQYSGECYLVRPEQVSKTPESGEYIPKGSFVIRGRREYHTVPVAAAVGIEQKPLRLIAGPPSAVQKRAAIWFELEPGELMRDDMAKRIYRRLTEHMERGLAKKVAAPERISMALPPGGSRVRSEHLKGEGIFE from the coding sequence ATGAAGCACGAGATGACGGGCGTGGACGTCCACTGCATCGTAGACGAGCTCACCTCCCTCGTGGGCGCGAAGGTGGGCAAGGTGTACCAGCACGACGAGGACCTCGTGAGGCTCACCCTCGCAAAGGGTGGAAGACACAACCTGCTCATTCAGGCAGGACGGCGCCTTCACCTCACGCAGCACCCCCCCATCACTCCAGTCGCCCCCCAGTTCGCCATGCTCGCAAGAAAGCTCATTCAGGGCGGACGCATCACCTCCATATCTCAGCAGGGCTTCGACAGGCTGGTGATGATTGGCATAGAGAGGGCTGGCGAGCAGCACACACTCGTTGCAGAGCTGTTCGCAAGGGGTAACGTGCTGCTGCTGGACGAGGAGGGGCGCATAGAGGCATCGCTGAGGCAGTTCTCCTATCGTGAGAGGTCGCTTCGCACTGGAAGGCAGTATGTGCTTCCACCACCCCAGCCAGACCCAAGAGAGCTCGATGCAGCCGCACTTCAGGAAGTGCTGCGCTCCTCGGAGGCGGATGTGGTGCGCACCCTTGCCACCCGTGCGGGACTCGGCGGTCTGTACGCAGAGGAGGTGTGCGCCCTCTCGGGCATCGACAAACACATGTCCTCCTCGGAGGCTTTCGAGAGCAAGGAGGTTCTGGGTGCGCTTGAGAGCGCCATTGCTGCGCTGCTCGATAGGTTGGAGAAGAAGCGAAGGCCCCACATCGTGCTGGAAAGGGGCGAGCGCATGGACTGCGTCCCCGTGGAGCTCGTGCGCTATGAGAAGCACGAGAGGCAGTACTTCGACTCGTTCTCCCACGCTCTCGACGAGTTCTTCCTCGAGCAACCCCCTGAGCCCGTGGAGCAGAGGGGGCTTCTGGAGCGCAGACTCGAGTCACAGAGGCGCACCCTTGCGCGCTACGAGGAAGAGCGCCAGCAGGCTCTCAGGAAGGCTGAGGCGCTGTATGCCCACTACATGGAAGTGCAGCGGGCGCTCGAGCAGCTTCGGGCATCGAAGTCAGCAGAGGACATCGTGGTGGATGTGGCTCCCGAGAGGGGGATGGCAGCGCTGCTGCTCGATGGCATGAGGGTGGAGGTGCTGCTCGAGCAGGGCATAGAGCAGAGCGCCCAGCGCTACTATGAGCAAGCCAAAAAGCTCTCCCGCAAGATAGAGGGGGCAAAAAGGGCGATAGCCGAGACCGAGAGGCTGATGGCAGAGAGTCCCAGACCCAAGAGAAAGAAGGGTGGCTTTCTGGCGGAGAACATTCCGAAAAAGCAGGCATGGTATGAGCGGTTCAGGTGGTTCTACTCCTCTGATGGCTTTCTCGTCATCGGGGGGCGGGATGCCGACACCAACGAGCTGATATACGAAAAGTACATGGAGAAGCGGGACCTCGTGCTGCACGCTCAGGCACATGGCGCCCCGCTGACGCTCATCAAGACTGGGGGAAAGGACGTGCCAGAGAGCACGATACACGAGGCAGCCGTGTTCGCCGTCTCCTATTCGAATGTGTGGAAGGCTGGCCAGTACAGCGGGGAGTGCTACCTCGTGCGCCCAGAGCAAGTGAGCAAGACACCAGAGAGCGGTGAGTACATCCCCAAGGGCTCGTTTGTGATTCGTGGAAGGCGTGAGTACCACACCGTGCCCGTGGCAGCCGCCGTGGGCATCGAGCAAAAGCCGCTTCGGCTGATTGCAGGACCCCCCTCTGCGGTGCAAAAGCGTGCTGCCATATGGTTCGAGCTCGAGCCCGGAGAGCTCATGAGGGACGACATGGCAAAGCGCATATACCGCAGGCTCACAGAGCACATGGAGCGGGGGCTCGCCAAGAAGGTGGCGGCTCCAGAGCGCATCTCGATGGCGCTTCCCCCAGGGGGCTCTCGTGTGAGGAGCGAACACCTGAAGGGTGAAGGTATATTTGAGTGA
- a CDS encoding HAD-IC family P-type ATPase: MRHVAVVLDSAGTLVRAHRVIRCVPSGRMLTSVASTEIASRGMCALVSLACDPLELPHQGALCELVPDAVPVYISCAPHGMGERDVLEALRYERQRTSSGERCATTDDLLHARRMLTELHGPMDYITSGLLVDLVGKRIAGVVCAGGVLEREAVEAVEQLRTMAELHICSGDAPYVVQKIARRLGVPPSNTAAHCTPRCKASYVSRLREHYLVVMVGDGMNDVLAMREADVAIAIAAYSTPPEGLLEEVDAVARSHAELVDIVRARWRSWRSS; this comes from the coding sequence ATGAGGCACGTGGCGGTGGTGCTGGACAGCGCTGGCACGCTGGTGCGGGCACATAGGGTGATAAGGTGCGTACCCAGCGGAAGGATGCTCACATCGGTGGCGTCCACCGAGATTGCGAGCAGGGGGATGTGTGCCCTCGTGTCGCTTGCATGCGACCCGCTGGAGCTCCCGCATCAGGGGGCGCTGTGTGAGCTCGTGCCAGATGCCGTTCCCGTATACATAAGCTGCGCCCCCCATGGAATGGGGGAGCGGGATGTGCTCGAGGCGCTCCGGTACGAGAGGCAGAGGACATCCAGTGGCGAGCGCTGTGCTACCACTGATGACCTGCTGCACGCAAGGCGCATGCTCACAGAACTGCATGGGCCCATGGACTACATCACATCGGGGCTGCTGGTGGACCTCGTGGGGAAGAGGATAGCGGGCGTGGTGTGTGCTGGGGGCGTGCTGGAGCGGGAGGCGGTGGAGGCAGTGGAACAGCTGCGCACCATGGCAGAGCTGCACATATGCTCTGGCGATGCCCCGTATGTAGTGCAGAAAATCGCCAGAAGGCTGGGCGTGCCACCCTCCAACACGGCGGCGCACTGCACCCCACGGTGCAAAGCGAGCTACGTGTCCCGCCTGAGGGAGCACTACCTCGTGGTGATGGTGGGGGACGGCATGAACGACGTGCTCGCCATGCGGGAGGCGGACGTGGCAATAGCGATTGCCGCATACTCCACCCCTCCAGAGGGACTGCTCGAGGAGGTGGACGCCGTGGCAAGGAGCCATGCAGAGCTGGTGGACATCGTGAGGGCACGCTGGAGGAGCTGGAGGAGCTCCTGA
- a CDS encoding ACT domain-containing protein has product MRLTLDLELMDVPGELVRALQPFSEHGANIISVLHYRERRTPRGTVPVKVVCETIEERVEPLIEALHRAGIVIASMGEQRLVEEGSVILIGHIVHSDLKDTIGHIDATGFAEVVELELSMPAVNTPSSAYMVIRAKSSEHFERALSILREVASKKELLVIEPI; this is encoded by the coding sequence TTGAGGCTCACGCTCGACCTCGAGCTGATGGATGTGCCAGGGGAACTGGTGAGGGCGCTCCAGCCCTTCTCTGAGCACGGTGCCAACATCATAAGCGTGTTGCACTACCGAGAGAGGCGCACTCCGAGGGGCACGGTGCCCGTGAAGGTGGTGTGTGAGACCATCGAGGAGAGGGTGGAGCCGCTCATCGAGGCGCTGCACCGTGCTGGCATCGTGATTGCCTCGATGGGCGAGCAGCGGCTGGTGGAGGAGGGTTCGGTGATACTCATAGGGCACATCGTGCACTCTGACCTCAAGGACACCATAGGGCACATAGACGCTACTGGGTTCGCCGAGGTCGTGGAACTCGAACTGTCCATGCCCGCCGTGAACACTCCCTCCTCCGCATACATGGTCATCAGGGCAAAGAGCAGCGAGCACTTCGAGCGGGCGCTCTCCATACTGAGAGAGGTGGCATCCAAAAAAGAGCTACTGGTGATAGAGCCCATATGA
- the hisG gene encoding ATP phosphoribosyltransferase, with protein MLSLALPKGSLEQGTLELFREADLEIMRTEREYNPRIADPRIGKVKILRPQEIPTYVQEGYFDLGISGLDWVLESGADVVEVADLPYSKAGMGKVRLVVAVHGSSPWQSARDIPDNARVSTEYPRLTTQFFERLGKRVHIVYSYGATEAKVPELVDVAVDLTETGATLIRNGLKIIDVVLESTTKLIANRASWSDPEKRREIEEIRTLLLGVIDARGRVMLKLNVPAERLDDVVSALPAMKRPTISQLYDDGYYAVETIVPKSEVNVLIPRLKALGAEDIVELKVYKVVH; from the coding sequence ATGCTCAGCCTGGCACTACCCAAGGGTTCGCTCGAGCAGGGCACGCTCGAGCTGTTCAGGGAGGCGGACCTCGAAATCATGCGCACAGAGCGGGAATACAACCCGAGGATAGCCGACCCGAGAATAGGTAAGGTGAAGATACTGCGTCCTCAGGAAATTCCCACGTACGTGCAGGAGGGCTACTTCGACCTCGGCATCTCCGGGCTGGACTGGGTGCTCGAGAGCGGTGCCGACGTGGTGGAAGTGGCGGACCTTCCGTACAGCAAGGCTGGAATGGGGAAGGTGAGGCTGGTGGTGGCGGTGCACGGCTCCTCGCCATGGCAGAGCGCTCGGGACATACCAGATAATGCGAGAGTGAGCACTGAGTACCCGCGGCTCACCACACAGTTCTTCGAGCGGCTCGGAAAGCGGGTGCACATCGTGTACTCCTATGGGGCGACGGAGGCAAAGGTGCCAGAGCTGGTGGACGTGGCGGTGGACCTCACCGAGACGGGTGCCACGCTGATACGCAACGGGCTCAAGATAATCGACGTGGTGCTCGAGTCCACCACAAAGCTCATAGCCAACCGTGCGTCATGGAGCGACCCCGAGAAGAGACGGGAGATAGAGGAGATAAGAACGCTGCTGCTCGGCGTGATAGATGCGAGGGGCAGGGTGATGCTCAAGCTCAACGTGCCCGCCGAGAGACTGGACGATGTGGTGAGCGCCCTACCCGCCATGAAGCGCCCCACGATATCCCAGCTGTACGACGACGGCTATTATGCGGTGGAGACCATCGTGCCGAAGAGCGAGGTGAACGTGCTCATACCCCGCCTGAAGGCGCTTGGGGCAGAGGACATCGTGGAGCTCAAGGTGTACAAGGTCGTGCACTGA
- a CDS encoding phosphomethylpyrimidine synthase ThiC: MRTLLERVREGKVPPVLARAARAVGMEPSVACRRVADGRLVLFGDRLIGEGAPTRVNVNVGTSSVADSSGQSERCVEDEVKKARIAGELGDTITDLSMAGDLDEVRRRIHRAAGLPLTTIPIYQAVAENGIGSLEVDDILEVAKRQLHDACSLVLHAGFTREMLAALKGRTMPMVSKGGSMTLAHMIQGGGENPFYEHFDEFLGLLRREDAVLVLGNTLRSGCLVDWSSPRAKRSPEALEFELNRGLAARASVAGVQVVVEGLGGHIPPSSIMAAVRAFKRECPRPLFVAGPLPTDIAVGYDHVAAAIGSAMAAGAGADYICCITAAEHLALPTVEEVKEGIVSARIAAHVGDLMKYGLSEEERMMAVERSRRNWEAQFYLALDGGTAARRRHPPTQTECTMCGRFCALQIVEQYLGAGHGQREDAH; the protein is encoded by the coding sequence ATGAGGACACTTCTCGAGAGGGTGAGAGAGGGAAAGGTGCCACCCGTGCTCGCAAGAGCGGCGAGGGCCGTGGGCATGGAGCCCTCTGTTGCCTGCAGGCGAGTCGCTGATGGCAGGCTGGTGCTCTTTGGGGACAGGCTCATCGGAGAGGGTGCACCCACCAGAGTGAACGTGAACGTGGGAACCTCCTCGGTTGCGGACAGCTCGGGTCAATCCGAGCGGTGTGTGGAGGACGAGGTCAAGAAGGCACGCATCGCAGGGGAGCTGGGGGACACCATAACGGACCTCTCGATGGCCGGCGACCTCGACGAGGTGAGGCGGCGGATTCACAGGGCTGCCGGTCTGCCACTCACCACGATACCCATCTATCAGGCGGTGGCAGAGAATGGCATAGGCTCTCTTGAGGTCGATGACATCCTCGAGGTGGCAAAAAGACAGCTGCACGATGCCTGCTCACTGGTGCTGCATGCTGGCTTCACACGCGAGATGCTCGCTGCACTAAAGGGACGTACGATGCCGATGGTGTCCAAGGGGGGTTCAATGACGCTCGCCCACATGATTCAGGGTGGAGGGGAGAATCCCTTCTACGAGCACTTCGACGAGTTTTTGGGGCTGCTGAGGAGAGAAGATGCGGTGCTGGTGCTTGGCAACACCCTGCGCAGTGGCTGTCTCGTGGACTGGAGCTCCCCACGCGCAAAGCGCTCGCCAGAGGCTCTCGAGTTCGAGCTGAACAGAGGGCTTGCTGCACGAGCGAGCGTTGCAGGGGTTCAGGTGGTGGTGGAGGGGCTGGGTGGGCACATCCCCCCGTCCAGCATCATGGCGGCGGTCAGGGCGTTCAAGCGCGAGTGTCCAAGACCGCTCTTCGTGGCTGGACCGCTCCCAACGGACATAGCGGTTGGATACGACCATGTGGCAGCAGCCATTGGCTCTGCGATGGCAGCTGGCGCAGGTGCGGACTACATCTGCTGCATAACTGCAGCCGAGCACCTCGCACTCCCGACAGTAGAGGAGGTGAAGGAGGGGATAGTGAGCGCACGGATAGCTGCCCACGTGGGAGACCTCATGAAGTATGGGCTCTCAGAGGAGGAGAGGATGATGGCGGTTGAGCGCTCACGGCGGAACTGGGAGGCTCAGTTCTATCTTGCTCTGGATGGGGGCACGGCTGCGAGAAGGAGGCATCCTCCCACCCAGACGGAGTGCACAATGTGTGGTCGCTTCTGTGCGCTGCAAATCGTGGAGCAGTACCTCGGGGCTGGGCATGGGCAGCGCGAGGATGCCCATTGA
- a CDS encoding homocitrate synthase family protein, whose translation MDVPPVSDNPLMDELGLTLPEPIEICDVTLRDGEQSPGVVFSREEKLEIAHLLDELGVDIIEAGFPVVSRDERECVRAVARAGLDARVCCIARAVLGDVDAAVECDVDMVSVFVATSDLHLEYKYKKSLNEVVRCAIDAAQHAKDHGLVVRFAAEDATRTPIPRLLSVFREAQAAGVDYVSIADTVGILNPFTTQHLVRTLREQLSIPLCLHCHDDLGLATANTLVGAACGVRQLHATVNGIGERAGNTPLEELLLGLRLHFGVDRYDLSVLTRLSKLVERCSGMAVAKNKAVVGENAFAHESGIHVAAIINHPRTYEVFDPSVVGASRRLVIGKHTGKRALAHITRQMGYELSDECLCMVLGRIKQCTELKRGITWDTLQRFIEESMREIENRSGK comes from the coding sequence ATGGATGTGCCCCCCGTGTCCGATAACCCACTGATGGACGAGCTCGGGCTCACACTTCCCGAGCCGATAGAGATATGCGATGTCACGCTTCGGGACGGCGAGCAGAGCCCGGGGGTGGTGTTCAGCAGGGAAGAGAAGCTCGAAATTGCCCATCTTCTCGACGAGCTCGGCGTGGACATCATCGAGGCTGGCTTTCCAGTGGTGTCGCGGGACGAGAGGGAGTGCGTCAGGGCAGTTGCCCGCGCCGGGCTGGATGCGAGGGTGTGCTGCATCGCTCGGGCGGTTCTGGGTGATGTGGATGCGGCGGTGGAGTGCGATGTGGACATGGTGTCGGTGTTCGTTGCCACATCGGATTTGCACCTTGAGTACAAGTACAAAAAGTCCCTCAATGAAGTGGTGCGATGTGCCATCGACGCTGCCCAGCATGCCAAGGACCACGGGCTCGTCGTCAGGTTTGCGGCAGAGGATGCCACGAGGACGCCCATACCTCGCCTGCTCTCGGTGTTCAGAGAGGCACAGGCGGCGGGCGTGGACTACGTGAGCATTGCGGACACCGTGGGCATACTCAACCCGTTCACCACCCAGCACCTCGTGCGCACCCTGAGGGAGCAGCTGTCCATACCGCTGTGCCTGCACTGCCACGACGACCTCGGGCTTGCGACGGCGAACACACTCGTAGGGGCGGCGTGTGGCGTGCGCCAGCTGCACGCCACTGTGAACGGCATCGGCGAGCGGGCGGGCAATACCCCCCTCGAGGAGCTGCTGCTCGGGCTGAGGCTGCACTTCGGCGTGGACCGCTACGACCTCTCGGTGCTCACTCGCCTCTCCAAGCTGGTGGAGAGGTGCTCTGGCATGGCGGTCGCCAAGAACAAGGCGGTGGTGGGCGAGAACGCATTCGCCCACGAGTCGGGCATCCACGTGGCTGCCATCATCAACCACCCAAGAACATACGAGGTGTTCGACCCCAGTGTGGTGGGGGCGAGCAGAAGGCTGGTGATAGGAAAGCACACGGGCAAGAGGGCGCTCGCCCACATCACACGCCAGATGGGCTATGAGCTGAGCGATGAGTGCCTGTGCATGGTGCTGGGTCGCATCAAACAGTGCACCGAGCTCAAGAGGGGCATCACGTGGGACACGCTCCAGAGGTTCATAGAGGAGAGCATGAGGGAGATTGAGAACAGAAGCGGGAAGTAG